CAAGTGGTAGACATCTTGCTTAGGGAGATATAAAGGGAAGGGTTCCTACGACGACCTTCGCCATGACCTTGAGTTCTCTCACTGACTGTGTGGAGTCATGAACATGACATCCTTTAACTTTTCAAGGCACTTTCAGAAGATTTGGGCCACTGTCTTCTTTTCATCCTGAGATGTAGTCAAGGTTCCTGTCCTGGcatctctacccccccccccatcacattTGCCAGAATTCAATATAGCTACAGGACAGCTGTGTGTGCATCACCCCAGGAGTTCACACTGGGTTAACACTGGTGTCCTTGCTGCTGCTTTAACTGTGCATAGAAGGATACAGGCTTAGAGATGGAACAGAGGCCACAGAACCTCAGGCTGCCCTTAACTTTCACAAGTCTCTCTTTCCCAGCGGTCTCTTCCTCTACCACTGACCTTTGGGAATCTTCTCAAATGAACACTTCTTCCAGGAAGTCTTTCCTGCACCTCCCTTAGGAGCTTCTTCGCTGGCTCCTCACTTCACAGAGGCCATTGTCCTTTGCTGTTATTGCttttttagtgatttttctttcctgtctgcttAAGATGGCAAACCCATGTGAACTTTGTAAACTATTACATTCTTGGGGATGTCCTACTTGGATTGATAAATGTTTTCTGGGCACCTGAGAGAATCTTAACTTGATGATAATAGGCAAAACCTAGAGAAGGCAGTGGCTTGGCCAGAAGGTCCCAAGACTTTGGGCTAAGATGACAGACAGAGTGTCACTCCAGACCTTGCAATGTGTGGGAGAGGGGCAGGGCGTTTCACTCACAGGCTCGTTGACCCTCTTGCAGAAGATAGCCAGCAGGAAAAGGGCTGTGATGGGTGGGGCTAAGTAGCTGGTGATAGATTGGATGTAGTCAAAGAGCTGCCCACTATTGGAGCTCTGGATGATGGGGATCCAAAGGATGCTGATGACTACCAGGAAGACTACGAACAACCTGCGGGAAGAGCACAGGGTTATGAGAGTGTCATGCATGTGATCATGAGAGAGTGAATAGGAATCAGGAACGGAAAATAAGTGGTCCCTGGCCCACAGAAGGTCTGTAGGTTAGTCAAATATTAGGATGCATAAATTTAGACAGTTAAGATCCTAGGACTTAGAGCTCCAGAATTCAAGAAACCCTCGTTTCACACACTAGATGTCTTCAGATTGTTCTGTCACTAATGAGGAATAATACCTTTCACCCCAGCCATGTGCTGAAAAGTCTCTGCTTAGGATGCCTCTCTCCTCTTTGCACTCAGGAGTGTCTACAGTGGCTTGCTTCTCTAGAATGCCTCAAGCCTTTCATTGGCCCCGagtctctgcttcttctttttacTCCCTCTCAGCTGATCCTCACTCTTGGCGAATGACTGATTttataaaaacatgaataaaccCGATGGACTTTTCTTGGACGGACTGGATGCAGTAATGCATTTGGCCAGTAGATGGCGCCAAACTCACACTACTTGAGACCTGATAGACTCGTTAGTGCGCAGAGAAGAGGAATacttctgaaatattttcctctCCTTTTGACTCCCCCTTTGCCTTTCTCAGGCCCTGTTAGAGCAGTAACTGCCCATGTATCTTCCTTACTACTACTTTCCTATCCTGTCCTACTCTTAGAGGCTGGGTCACTGCCTGGCAGTGTGCAGATGATCAGGCTGTAGGGTAGACTCAAAACCCCTGGGAGGAACAGTGAGTGTGGAGAGTGAGGTCTCTAATCTCACATCTCTAACCACTAAGGATGTGCTCCTTAGTTCCAAAGCCAGTACCAGGAAGACTTGAATTGTGAAGCAGAGATTTCAGAACACAAATCCCTAGTCTacggagaaaaaaaacaaaaaaacaaaaaaaacaaacaaacaaaaaaaaacatttaccaCTAAGTTAAACATAAAATGCTACATTCAAGGTGAAGATCAACTTTCACAGCTTGATGCTCAAGGCTTAAGGGTCATTCAGTGACAACTTCTTTATAGACATCTTCCGTAAGACTGCACTTCACTGTCCCTTGAAGTTCCCTCTTCATAGTAAGCTGGGATACCCTGAGAGCTGGGCTATATCATGTATTCATGTGTCCCCAGTACAACGGGGTGCCAGATGAGGTATGTTATGGGTCTGTCTGGTGGGTGAGATCAATAGCATTCTCATTGTCCTGGTATAACAGCCAGAGCTGGCTCAAAAGACCTCAGGGGCTGAGATGTCCCTCTACTTACATTTTGTCAGTCTGGGTTTACactggtggttctcaacctgtgggtcatgattccTTTGGCACTCAAAATAACTCTTTCATGGGGGTCACAGAGCAGATATCCAGCAAACCAAATACTTACATTATCGTTCATAATagaaaaattacagctatgaagtattaaaaataattttatggttgcggGTCACCACCACACAAGGAAATGTAtgaaagggtcgcagcattagctAGGTTGAGAAGTACTGCTTGGCACCCATTATCATCTCACAGTGACCTTGTGGATCTGGTACAAGAGGCAGTTAAATAGGTAAGGATAGACACCTCTGACCTTGGTATTCCAAAGAGGGACAGGGGGCATCATTCTGGGGTGGGGTTTAATGCAAAGTCACACAGAGCTAGCCTGTGGTCTAGACTAGCCAGTCTTCCCAGGAagcagggatgggagaggagagagagttccTCTGAAAGCCGGGGTCACCTACCTGCCTACCACCATCAGCTCTTGCTCCGATGCCTGCCTGCGGAAGCGCTGCCACACATCTATGGCAAACAGGGTGCTACTGCTGTTGAAGATGGAGGTGAGCGAGCTCATGAGGGCAGCCATGATCACAGCAATCATCAGGCCTCGAAGCCCTAGCGAGAGACAGAGCTGAGTGGGAAACTATCCATTTAGGGGCTCTGCTAGGACAATGTGGGTTGCCTCAGAGTCACACAAAGTCAGGAATCttggggtggggaaagggaagcTGCGAGTGCTGGTGAGGGCCCCATTTAAGGAAGATACAGAATCAGGAGACCTGCAGTGCTTAAGGCCAGGTTCTGGCTACTCTCCGCCTCTGCTTTGTGGCCCCGAGTGGCTCACTGGCACGTCCTGAGCCTTGGTTGCCCCTGTGCACCATAAAGTGTACATGAATCAAGGTGATAGGAGGTCTTGATGTCCGCAGTCTTGATGTCTGTCTCACTTTCTAGTGGATCTCTGAGGCTGGGAGTAAGAGGGTGGCTATTAACACTTTTTTAAATGCTTATGATATGGTTcctatgcttttaaaatataagtgttTTGTATCACATTATAGTCATTACCTGAAGTCTCAGCCTTGGAGACAGAAACCTGGGCTTTTTCCGGGTTTGGTAGCTATCTGTCTAAATGGATGATCTTTTGATTAgtagcttttcctttcctttcctttcctttcctttcctttcctttcctttcctttcctttcctttcctttcctttcctttcctttcctttcctttcctNNNNNNNNNNNNNNNNNNNNNNNNNNNNNNNNNNNNNNNNNNNNNNNNNNNNNNNNNNNNNNNNNNNNNNNNNNNNNNNNNNNNNNNNNNNNNNNNNNNNNNNNNNNNNNNNNNNNNNNNNNNNNNNNNNNNNNNNNNNNNNNNNNNNNNNNNNNNNNNNNNNNNNNNNNNNNNNNNNNNNNNNNNNNNNNNNNNNNNNNNNNNNNNNNNNNNNNNNNNNNNNNNNNNNNNNNNNNNNNNNNNNNNNNNNNNNNNNNNNNNNNNNNNNNNNNNNNNNNNNNNNNNNNNNNNNNNNNNNNNNNNNNNNNNNNNNNNNNNNNNNNNNNNNNNNNNNNNNNNNNNNNNNNNNNNNNNNNNNNNNNNNNNNNNNNNNNNNNNNNNNNNNNNNNNNNNNNNNNNNNNNNNNNNNNcccttcccttcccttcccttcccttctcttttctctccccttcttttctttccattttcttcactTGGACAAAAGAAATATTAGAGGGTGTACTAATATTTAAAGTCTCTACTTCTGATGGTCAAGCTCCTGGAAATGACCTTTCAACGCTGGGGAGATGACCCCAGTCCCAGCAGTTGTCCAGCCCACCCAGGGTCTCTTTCCCTCAAATGTGCATGGTTAACCAAGTCCTAGTGTCTCCCTGGAAGCCTTGAGAGCACTTGAGTCCTCAAGGGTCCCAAACTGAGGAGTCCTCCTCAGTTCTTTGCTGCCCTCAGGCTAATAATGCCTTACTGTTTTTCCTCACAGATATCAGCATTATCCTAGATCCTTCTCTcacttcttccccttccttctttttgctAACTACTATCTCTGCTGTTTCTCTCACTGGCTGTGACTACTAAAGGGAAGCAACAACTGCACATATACTGCCTTTCAGTTCCTTGACGAAATATCACCTCTGAAGATCAAAAATTGGAACCATCTTTGGGTCTCTGTTTTTCTAGTCACTAATGAATACTGGGTAATCAAATTGTGCCAGTATTACTTCACCAATGTCTTCAAatgttttttcttcatctttaaaaccaCTGGTCTGGTCAAGTCATCAATGCTGCTTCTCTGGAACAGGGCAGAAtcctcagttttgttttcttgactttcttcACCCTGCCCCCGTCTGTCTCCATGGTGAATTCAACAAGCATAGTGGTCCTTTGGAAGCACAAATCAAATCATTCATGTTTGAATCAAAATCCCCTAGTACACAGTGTACATCTTTGCTCTCAGACAAAAGGctattcattcttctgcatgGTGTTTGACCATAGCATTCCTATGGAAAGCTGTGCTGATGGTCCATTGCATGGTCTTTCCTCCCTGGTCATCTGCAGGTGTATTGTCTTCCTGGAACGCTGATGGTCCATTGCATGGTCTTTCCTCCCTGGTCATCTGCAGGTGTACTGTCTTCCTGGAATGGTATTTCACATGCTCTTGGTCTCTGGCCAGGTGTTTCTTGTGACTCAGCAGGACTTCCTTTGGATAATTCTTTCTGATATTCCCCAGGCTTGTTCAATACCTCCTTTAGGCTTTCTTGGTCATCATGACTTATACTCTTGGGGAGTGCAGGTATATTCCCTGGATATCACATAAAGCCTGGAATCAGGGAACTGCCATTCAGTACTGCATCTCCAATACTTGGAACACATAGCAGGTATCTAGCATGTACATAGCAGGTAGGAAAGCTTGAGgaacagtggtgtgtgtgtgtgtgtgtgtgtgtgtatgtgtgtgtgtgtgtgcatgtgtgtgtgcatgtgtgtgtgtgcatgtgttggagTGATCACAGAAGTGCATCATTTTCTTCACTCTTTCCATCTATTTGTACTTCAGTATGTCCTAGGTGTAAGTCTTGTAGGACGTACTGAGTGGTAGAAAGGTTGTGGGAGCCGAGACTCACCCACAGGCATGAGAGCCATAACCAGCTTGGGGTAGGCAATATTGGAGCATCCAACTCTGGCCCCACACACTCTTTGACAGATGTCAGGGTCCACACAGGCAACTTCATCTGCAAAAGAAGGGAGCTAGATGATGATGTCTAAACATgtctaaaatgtttcttttttacaaTGTTCTCTTAGGGGAGAAACCCTGACAGTCCCTGCTGTAGCTTACCTATCCCAGAAATACTTTCTCTGTAAATGCCTCGCAAAACTTCCAATGCATAGACCGCATCATTAGTTCTTACCTGGGTACAGGGCCCTGCTGATCATGCCAGGCATGACAATGAAGAACATTGGGAGGATCTTTAGGTAGCCTCCTAACACGGAGCCTCCCTTGGCATGTGAAAGATTCTTGGCTGCGAGAGACCTTTGCACAATCACCTGAAATAGCAGTAGTGGGGATATATTACTGGGTCAGGGCAGGGCTTAGCTTAGTGCAGGTGAGCCCCACAACTTGCCAGTTTTTGCCTCCATCCACTCCCAGGATAAGGCCCAATCTTCTCTATACCAAAGTGcctgtttgtttattggttttcagGAATTCCCTGCTGGGCCATGCCAGACTGGGGACATTACCTGGTCTGTGCACCAACACCAGGTGGCCAAGACTGTGAGGCCAAAAATGAGACCTGGCCAGGGAATGTCTCCATTCACAGGATCTCGAAGCATGTGGAAGGCATCAGGCCGTGGGAGGTGACAGGTGGTGTTGGGAACTGTGGTATTGGGGATGGCCTGTCTATAGAGCTGCTGCAGTCCTGGGTACCAGCCGACCTCCTGAAAGCCTGTGGGAGAAACATGGTATGAGAAATGGCCTGTGGCTCTACTCCTAGCCCCTCATGAGCCTCTGGGTTTGAACTGATAGAAAGATTGGGAATAGGCAGGGATGCTGGGCTTTGGGTTTTGGAGTAGTGAGAGCCCTGATTTTAGGAAGTGTTGACATAGAAAATTTATATGGCTTTGGGCTATGGAAAGTTCTAGGGGCTAAGATGGGGTGTCTTTAGAACTCTTTCTTACCCAGAAACATGAGGACCAGGGCTCCCCCGACCATGATCACGGTCTGTAGAGCATCTGTGTAGATCACAGCTGTGAGGCCCCCTGGGTACCCAAGGATAGGATAGATCAGTCAGCATCAATGGGAGGTTTCTCTATGGCCTACTTCTGTGTTCAGATACACTAGGAGACCAGAGAAGACACAGGAGACCTTTTAGCAGGAACCCTAATGACAGGCTCTCTCTCTATTCCATCCAATGATGATGGAGGCTGGTTATGGGCCAGTGAGTTCTGATGCAACTACGTTTGCCCCTGGCAAGGTCTAGTCACCATACCATCAACACTCCATTGTTCTTGCCATTAATATGCCCAGGTTCACTGCTTTCCCTTGGAAAACCCACATAGATGCCCCCGTCATTCAAAGACAGCTAACTTAGCCCTAAGTTGTTATTTTCTGGGCTGCTATAGCAGGATACCAGTTCTATAActcaaaggaagcagagaagagtgtGTTCATGGCTTTGGAGACAGTGATTATGGCCCAGACTTTAGTTTCCTGATCTTCTATCTCATCCATGTGCAACTCATCCTTAGCAGGACCCCACATTTCTCTCATTACCTGTCATTGTGGAGTGGGTTTTTCATCTCTGTACTTCCAACCCCCTTTTTCAtctgtctctgtgagctctcTCATCTTACAtctgtcttcatttgtttgtctctgtgtctctttctcttactATCTCTCTCCGAATCACAAGtattctgtgtgtctctgtcgtcatctttctgtgtctgtctcagtgaAAGCACCCTTCCTCACCTCACTCTCTACATATCAATATGGCCCTTCACCCTTTTTACCTGCAATGGTGTAGACAGCTGTCACCACCAGCAAGATGACTGTGGAGAGATAGAGATTCCAGCCCAAGGCCATCTGGATGAAGAGGGCTCCAGAGAAGATATCAGTCTGTAGAAAGCCAGCACCCACAAGTCCATGCCACCCAATGCTTTCAGGATGGTTGCTGTGGGGGTGTCACCTACCTTAGCAGGTGTCTTCAGCCTGTCCTCAGCTGTCCTCGAATAATGAAGACAAGACTGAGTGCCATGCTGATGAGTTTGGTCTTGGTGTTAAAAGTGCCACGCTAGAGAATATGGCTTTGACCTTGCAGACATGGAGGCATGGTAGAATTTAGAGGGaaataaaactgtataaaaagaaacaaaacagctgGGCCTGAATGATTTGTTTGTCTATTATGAAAGGGAAGCTACGAATGAAAGTGGAAGATGGAGGAAGTGGAGCTAGAAGCTGGAGAGGGAGAAGACAACATATGGAGGGAGAACAGATGCAATGCAGGCTGTTGGCTGCTCCACGGCATAGCACAGGCCTGCTGACTGGGCAGGCAACCACGGACTCTGGATAATCTAGGCGCTTGGGTTTATTATGGGACTTGGAGTATAGACTTTACCCCAGCTAACAATATTGGTCCTCAAAGTAATTTGATTGCTAATCTAGTATCTGATTAATTCTGTTTCCTTCAGTCTGTTTGTTCAGCCAATCACATGATTGTTTATTAAGTGATTTCAGACTCTATaatattatagtgtgtgtgtgtgtgtgtgtgtgtgtgtgtgtgtgtgNGNGNgagagagagagagagagagagagagagagagagagagagagagagagagagagagagatgtaaccCTCTGGTGGTACGGCAGTCAAAATCCAATTCTGATCCCAGATCTAGTCTTTCCTCTGTGTAGACTTGGATAATTCACATAACCTGTCTAGATGTGTTTTCTGAATTTAGTTCAATAAAATAGCAGTAGAAATCTTTCTGACTCCAGCATTCTAGGCTATTAATTGTTGCTGAATGAAGAAGCATCAGTTAATATAAAGATGAAACAATAGGCTCAGATAGGTTTTGGAATGAAAGATCAATATTCACTTAAAACATTTATCCTTCATTTCTGCTTGCCTCACTTCTGGATGGAGTCACACTCTGAGGTCATGTGCATCTATGGATCTTTCTGTTAACCTTCATTTCATCCAcatatgctttcattttattccctccctccattcatccctctcccttttcttccctccttccttccctgccatcAGTGAGCTCAGCCTAAGGCCCACAGTAAGTGATCCATCTTTGAGTCATACCCACCGATATCTTGGTGAAGATGTAGAGGATGAGAGAAAGGACTGACATGTACACCTGGATCCTCTGTCCCCCAAATCGTTTCTTCAGGTACTGTGGCATGGTGACCACACCAGCTGCGATGTACACAGGGACAAAGATCCAGCCCAGGGCTAGAAGCAGGAAGGTTGCCTGGAAGAGCATAGAGAGAGTATTTTGATTGGACAAAAGATGAGCAGCTTTCCACCTGAGGATAGCATGTTGTGTGGAAGAGCCCTGAACAAGGAAATGAAGGAACTGGGTCCTCATGCCAGCTTTTCTGAATAACTCCAgctgagtcctctctctctctctctctctctctctctctctctctctctctctctctctctggccttgATTTCATTATCTATATAATGGGTCCTCGGTTTACCACACAACCACCCAAGTTCTTCCAAGATATCTTTCATCTCTAAGGCCAGGCACAGGAGATGGTTCTGACCCTCAACACTCTGGAGCAGTCAGGTCAGCTTCCTTACGTTCCACTCGAAGCCACCCACAGCAAGGCCTCCAGCAGCCCCTGTTCCAGCCAGGCCGATAAATAAGCCACTGCCCACATTGCTGGACATTAGAGATGCTCCAATCTGCAAGGCACAAGTGAGGTTAAGGGTCAGGGGTCATAGTTAGTTTGAAGCAATCTGGGGGTTAGGACCATTAACAGAGGAAGCAGCTAGAGGCTGTGATTTTTGAGACATTGTAGAACCATTTCCGggggttcttctttctcctcataaGGGCACAGCTAGAAGCACAAGTCATATCTCGTTATCCCTATGGGATTCCGGGTTCCCAGATCAGGCAGTCTATCCTGCTAAACAGACAGAGGTTCCTTGTCCTTAGACTTCctgctccaaataaccaagacaTTTAGAGGCTCCTGAAGGCTGTCAGGGTTTTCTCTACTCTTTAAAGAGCAGAGTATGAGCAGTGGTGAGCAGGGAGCCATGGTGAGCATCACCAAAACGGAGGTGCAAACATGGCAGACATTATAAGTGTgagtgaatgagagagaaagtgtgtaaGTGAGTAGGTGAGAGTATGTGGGGGTTGGTTTGTTATGTGTTTgattatgtgaatgagtgtgtgagagtgggtGGGGACAGTACATTTGTGCACTGTACAAGTATATGCAAACCTTGGTttgtatgaatgtctgtgtgtgtgtcccttaaGGTGTGGCTATGTGATTGGGAAAAGTTGAGACTGTCTGAGTACATGAATGAGCATGTGAGAATTTGTGTGTACATTTGGTGTGACTGGGATTCTAAAGAGGCTGGGCCTCCCTTCATCTGACTTTGGGAAAAAGGAGTTAATTTTTAAGGGTCAGTAGAAATTTAGGGTGTGTTCTGATGGACAGATGAGGTTTACATATGTCTACATATTTTTGGAGATTGTTGAAAGCAGTCTCATGTCACTCTTCTTTAGTAGTAAGTGTATATGTCATtctttcaagaaaataatttctacttCCTATCTACTCAATTACCTGATACCCAGCAACTTCATCAAGCAATAGGTAACCCCAGTGCCTTCTTATACCCCAGGTTTGATTATATTGTTCATATGCCCACACAGCTCTGTGTATTTCTATAGCCAAAAACTCAAGATATACTTTGACA
Above is a window of Mus pahari chromosome 6, PAHARI_EIJ_v1.1, whole genome shotgun sequence DNA encoding:
- the Slc5a9 gene encoding sodium/glucose cotransporter 4 yields the protein MTWWPIGASLMSSNVGSGLFIGLAGTGAAGGLAVGGFEWNATFLLLALGWIFVPVYIAAGVVTMPQYLKKRFGGQRIQVYMSVLSLILYIFTKISTDIFSGALFIQMALGWNLYLSTVILLVVTAVYTIAGGLTAVIYTDALQTVIMVGGALVLMFLGFQEVGWYPGLQQLYRQAIPNTTVPNTTCHLPRPDAFHMLRDPVNGDIPWPGLIFGLTVLATWCWCTDQVIVQRSLAAKNLSHAKGGSVLGGYLKILPMFFIVMPGMISRALYPDEVACVDPDICQRVCGARVGCSNIAYPKLVMALMPVGLRGLMIAVIMAALMSSLTSIFNSSSTLFAIDVWQRFRRQASEQELMVVGRLFVVFLVVISILWIPIIQSSNSGQLFDYIQSITSYLAPPITALFLLAIFCKRVNEPGAFWGLMFGLVVGILRMILEFSYPAPACGEMDRRPAVLKDFHYLYFALLLCGLTAVVIVIISFFTEPIPDDKLARLTWWTRNRAISDLQKKTSVSVNKTEGDNAPGLAGRPVVEGPAGDEEEAITTQGPEQPGALHRSWGKWLWNWFCGLSGAPQQALSPAEKAVLEQKLTSIEEEPLWRRVCNINAIILLAINIFLWGYFA